GTCTGCGGAGCTGGCCCAGgagatgtttctgccaaaactgaATGAAGCCTCTCTGGTCACTTCTTGTCTCCCCACTCGCCAGAGGTGTCAGATGGGAAAAAGTCAAAATCTGGGAGGATATCTTCCTTGAGGACCCCAACCCCACTTGTCTTTACTGCCGACACCTAGGTTTCCTTCGAGAGTTAGATGAGGAGGACCTTTGGGGGCAGGAGGTTGGGGGGCCTCCCCTGAGGCAGAGTCCGTGCCCCTCATGGCTCAGCCTGGAATTGCTCTGCCACTGCAGGCCACCGTGGGTCACTGGGTGACAGTGGGGTTCAACACCCCCCCAGCCGCCCCCAGAACCCCAGGGACAGAGCCAGGCACTGAACCCTGCAGGGAAGACACAGGGCTCAAAGGCTCAGGAACACTTCGCAGAGGCccctgctggggctggggctggggttgcGGTGGCGGTGGCTGCTGTTGCTGCAACTTCTTCTTGTTGATTTTCCTTTCCTTGGCTCTGCGGTTCTGAAACCAAATTTTAACCTAGAAGTGGAAAAGACAAAAGGTGGTGAAGAAGGAGGCATGAGGGAAAAAGAGGAACAGTACCCAGGGCAAGTACCAAGATCACCCACCAAGGCCCCCCTCCAACTAGAGAAGGAAAGACCCCAAACccagaagtttttttttactGAATAGCCCCATAAATGCCTGGTACTGGAGCCCTTCCCAAGCCCATTTCAGCCTCGTGCAAAGAGCCTTCCTCTCTCCTTGCTCCCCTGGTTCCTTTCCAAAGCACCCTTTATCTGCATCTTTACTGGAAAAGCCCAGAGCCTCAGAACCAAGGAAAACTGAAACTCCAAGTCCCTCTGTACAACAAGCAAGAGGGAGGCCAGTGCTGGGTGCACTTCAAATGACAACCTTTGGCCCCTCAAGGCTAAACCTTGGAACTGAACATGAGATTTGGTGTCCTAGCTATGCATTTGGCCTGtttcctcccccccacccccaactatAACGTTTTCATTAAGCAAACCTTGCTCTTTTAGCTTTTATGAGCAGGGATTGGgtcttatatatgtttttttcctcaGGCACAGTTCTTGGCACAAACAGAATAGGTCTTTAATAAGACTTTATGGACCTGAATAAAGTTCTGGATTAAACTAACACTCTCAGGCTTTGTCTTGCACCTCCCAcatctcccaagaaagaaaaagatactcAATAAACATCAGAAAACAACTAAAGGTGAAGGGAggctttaaaaaaagattttaggtggcatatgttactagaattggGAGGAAAGAATCAGAGGGAACATGCGCTCCCCCCCTCCAGCTTGAAGTCACCCACTTTTTTgacatggattcttttttttttccattctatttattttaatatttgctcctccaattatttatttatttacaatccatatgttttactcatttgttcataccgtaagaggagcatcagacacaaggttttcacaatcacatggtcacactgcgaaagctgtatcattatacaatcatcttcaagaaacatggctactggaacacagctctagtttcaggcacttccctccagcctctctaatacatcttaaactgaaaagggattatctgtataatgcgtaagaacaacctctaggataacctcttgactctgtttggaatctctcagcactgacactttattttgtctcatttctctcttccccctttcggttgagaagtttttctcaatcccttgattctgagtcccagctcattctaggatttctgtcccctgACGTGGATTCTGAGACCTAGTTTTCTAATTCCCGCTGGAGTTCCCGCTGTGCCCTTCTGCGGGCAGCACCCAGGCTCCGGGGAGCCGCGAGGTCCCCACCTGCCTCTCGGAGAGCCCCAGCGTGGCGGCCAGCTCGGCTTTCCTCCGGATGGTGATGTAGCGGCTGTAGTGAAACTCCTTCTCCAGCTCTAGCCGCTGGTGGTCTGTGTACACCACGCGGTATTTGTCTTTCGTCCTGGTTTTCACTGCAGAGGACAGAGAAGTTAGGGCCGAGAACCACCAGGCGGCCCATCAGTCACGGGTAATGACAAACCTCCCTAACCCAAGGGCCATTTCTCTTCCTCCACCACCCCGGGGGGCCTGGGGTTGGCTGTTTCCTGCTAAGTCTGACACGACCCCCTAGTGGGCCCTCGGGGGAGGGGATGGGGTCGGTGGGGGCCACAAAACTCACCTTGAGGttaagtggtttttaaaaattaagaaacacaaAACCTCATCGACACAGAAGATAGCAGGACACAGCCACCCTTTTGGTAAACCGAAATAGGGCTGGCGGCTCTAAGCCCAAAGGgaagagggggtggggtggagtagCGGGCTTCCCAGGACCGCGCAGATTTTCAGGCCTGCCAGAGAAGGGAGCCCATGGCGAAAACAGCTGCGGTGGTGGATGTATGTCTGtgcgtgtgcatgcgtgtgtgtgtgtggggggggggagggaggctgTTTATGTTCTGTTTGCTTTAGTAGAAGAGGAAAGTGGGGTGCAGGAACGGACCGGTTCCCTCAAGTCGCCAGAAACACCCtcaccacccccagcccccagccccaggcccacccAGTGGGATTCTGAGCTAAGCCAGGGGGCAGAAGCACCCACGCCTCCCACTGGGGACCATTTCTACCTGGCAGAACCAGGTCTGGGGATTGGCACTTTTTCCTTCTAATCCCCCACTAATATCCACTGCAAACCAGCCAGAGCCATCCTAACCAGTGATCTCTGTTCATTGGATTGAGTCAACATATTAAATCTTGGATTGATCGCTTTACTGAAGGACCTTGACATGTGGTGCCGACGCCTTGGGAGCAGGCCGGGGCTGACGCTCGGCGGAGTCTGGCCCGGGCAGGAGCCCTTCTCCCGCGCTCGGCCCGGGGTCGGGGTTTGCGGGCAGCAGAACAGGTTCAACCGATCTCCCGGCGCCCCGGCCCTTCGGGGGATCTGAGGGGTCTGGGAGGTGCCTGGAGGTGTAGAATGCTCCGCGGGCCGACTTTGTTCAGGTAAAATCCTTTGCAAACCCACAACAAAAGCGCCCTGGGAAGATACAGGCGGGATCAGAGGGAGCTCCCCCGAGCCGCTGAAAGGGGAACACAGCCGCAAACAATGCAGGACAAGGCGATCTTATCAAAGAAAAGCCCTTTCAATGCCTTAATAACCACCGCATTCTGTTTGAATTACCACTACTGAGCAAATGGCGGCCCGGCTTTCATCCCCTCCCGCCGGGTACATTAACATAAACACGGCGGGGCTGGCGCATTTGAATGGGCGCTGCGGCCCCGACCCCGCGCCGGCCAGGGCAGTAAAGGCCCCTGACACGGCCCCAGCGCCCTCGGCCTGGTGGGCGCGGCCCCACGCGGCCCGCCCCAAGCCCACCCGAGGCTGCCGCGGGCGCTGGCCCCTCTGCGCagacgaggaaactgagactcagacaACGTCACGCGGATAGTGTAAGGCGGAGCTGGCACTGGCGCCAGGTTGGAGTCACAAGGGACATCTCCAGGGCCCGAGAACAGGACGCAGGGAAGTTTACCGAGTAGGCCAACACCCCGGGAGCGATACTTGCTCGAGGGCTGCCCTTTCAATTCTGAGGAACGCGGTGAAATCGACGCTGTGCTCTCAGTGGCCCACGTCCCAAGGGCCTAAAGAGGCGCCCCGCACCCCCTGGGAACTAAGGAGGGGACTGGAGGAGGGGAGGGATGAGAGGGACTTGTCAGAATTCATTATTGACTGCGAAAGTCACCACCCTCTTTCCGGGCCCTAAAAGAGACAATGGCAGGGCTGGGAAGGTGTATATCAAAGCGGGCCGGACCGCACACCGCCCCCTACTCCCCCTCCGCCCCTTGACAGATGACGCTCCGCAGAGGAGTCAGGCTCTGGCCCGCGGGCCGCGGCCTCCCCACATTAACATCACAAGGGCGCCCGGCGCCGACCGCGGCCTTGCCACCTCCTCGCGGGACTTCACAGCGCTCTCTCATCTGCTGACCCCGCGGCCTGGGCTCCCGcggctccccaccccccaccccgcctcagCCCCGGCCCCAGCCCCAGGGACACTCTTCTGGGACGCGCAAAACTGTGTCCCTTAGGCCGCCCGCGTCCCCCCGCCAGCCGCGCCGGCGCCAGGCTCTGTAGCCGGACCCGCGTGGGGgctccttctctggggaagggCCCAGGTCGCTACTGCGAGGCCCACGCGAGGCCTCGCCCTGGGGGCTTCTGCCCCGGCATGTGCCGAGTGACGCAGAATGCCCAGAGACAGCCGCCAACGGCTGCCCAGGTTTATACGGCTGTAATTGGCCATAAACCTCTGCAAAAGCGGCCATAACCTGCGTGAGGGGCGGGCTGGGCCCGCAAGGAGGGGGCGGGGAGCGGAAGCGCAGAGGGTGGGGGAGAAGAGCCTTGGAACCGAAGGGGAGCGCCGGCAGGACTCCCGCACCAGCCGGGTTCGCGCTCCCAGCCCGCCTAGACTCCCAGCCCCACGCCAGACGCGGAGCCAATGTCCGGCGAGCCCAGGGAGTTTGCGGGGACATCTTCCCAACAAGCTTCTGGAAAACACACACCTACGCGCGCACAGAGTCCCACGCTCTCTGAGAGAGACGTTCGGGAGAAATGACGCATCTGGAGCAGCGCCTCACTCGCCTTAGTCTCCACCGGGTTTCCGCCCCTTCCCCTGCTCTCTCGGCAGACGCGAGAGCACTCCGGCGGCCGGACCCTTGTTCCTAGCCCTCCAGCTTTTCCTTGGAATAACTCCTTGGCAGATCAAAGGTTCTGAGACTGGAGAACGCCCCCTCTCCCTTTAATCCTGGGACCGGCACCTTCTTTCCAGCGGCAGCAGCTTCCCCGGCTTCCCTCCTCCTCGCAGGGATCACTTGAATTGGCCCAAGTTGCCAAACCTGGCCCGCGCAGTCTCAGGCTCCATACCCTGAGCCCCACATAAGGCGAGCGCCCAGGCCACCTTCCTTCTTCGGTGGCTCAGATGTGAAAAgagaacacagagagaaaggGGCCAGAGCCCTCCCGCCCCGTCCGGGGGTTGGGGGTAGGGGGAGTTAGAGGCTCCCTGTTCTCCGCGGCGGGGAGCTGAGCACGGGGCGATCTCGGGCGGATGTAAGTGGGGAGGACGCGGCTCAGCTCGGGTCCCGCAGTGCTCACACCAACTTTCCCAGGAGCTGCCCGAGGGTGTCCCGCGTTGTGAATGAAGAGCCCTTGGAAAGGGGGAGATTCCCCCACTCTCGCCTTTACTCTAAACAGAACACGGGGTTATGAGACCCAAATTGTACACTTCCCGACGCCCCGCCAGCCCAGGCGCGATGGCGAGAGTAGCCCCGAGGACCAGAGGCCCTGAATCTGCCCCCCACCGCGCCTGCTGCAGAACTCCCAGAACGCGTCCTGGCGCCCCTGTGCGCGCTGGTCGCGCCGGCCACCCGGCAGTCAGCTGCCGGCAGGCCCTTTCCCAAGGCGCCCTCCCGCGGGGCGCCGCCGCCTACCTTGGCTTCCCAGCGACTGCTGGGCGGGCTTCCGCATCCATTCACACAGGTTCCGCCGCTGGCCGCCGGGGGACAGCTGCTCGGCGGCGGCGGTGGTGGCGGCGGGCCCGGGAGGTCCCGGGTTGAGCGTCTGCAGCAACCCCGAGGCGCAGGAAGGCGCGGCGGCCGGGTGGTGCGGGTGGTGGTGCGGGTGGTGGTGCGGGTGGTAGTCGGCAGGGCTGCCGTAGCCCATGGCGGCGGCCGGGGAGCCTCCGTTGAGGCTGTGCGCTACGGCGTTGGCGGCGGCCGCGGCGCCCCCCGGCGCGTATCCGTTCCAGTCCTCTCGGAGCGGGGCGCCGTACGCTGCCGGCCAGGACGGCCCCGGGGACTGCGCGCTGTCCAAGTTCGCGGCCGCCGCAGCCGCGGCTGCCACGTGGTAACCGCTGTAGTCCGGGTACTGCGGGGGGCTGACAAAGTTCTGCGGCGCCAGGTTGAGGCCGCCGGAGTGGCGCACGGAACTGGGGTACATGCTTACGTCCTTGTCCAGGAGGTAGCTCACGTACATGGTGGCGAGGGTCCAGGAGCAGACCTCACCATACTGCCTGGGGGCGGATGCTGGAGGCTGCCAGGGCGCGCggagggaagggggcagggggtGCCAGGAGCGGCGGGTGGCTGCGCCTCAGCCGGTGCTGCTCCGCTGGCTCCTCGCTGCGCTTCTGCCTCCGAGGCGGTCCCTCCCTCTGGCctacctcctccctccctccctctctttttcttccttctttcctcccaccTCCTTCCCAGTAGGCTGCAGAGGCGGGGAAGACCCGCCACAGGCTGCCGTGCGGAGTCCCTGGCCAGCGTCCTTACGTGATTAACGAGTGTTTACAAGACTCTATTAGTAATGACACAGACACCAATGGCTGGAGACGTCGAGGCGCAGCGCGCACCCCAAACGCAACCTCCCCAAACacgatttgcattttaaaagataaggGGGGAGCTCGCGAGAGGGCAGCGACCTG
This is a stretch of genomic DNA from Tamandua tetradactyla isolate mTamTet1 chromosome 4, mTamTet1.pri, whole genome shotgun sequence. It encodes these proteins:
- the CDX2 gene encoding homeobox protein CDX-2 isoform X1; this encodes MYVSYLLDKDVSMYPSSVRHSGGLNLAPQNFVSPPQYPDYSGYHVAAAAAAAANLDSAQSPGPSWPAAYGAPLREDWNGYAPGGAAAAANAVAHSLNGGSPAAAMGYGSPADYHPHHHPHHHPHHPAAAPSCASGLLQTLNPGPPGPAATTAAAEQLSPGGQRRNLCEWMRKPAQQSLGSQVKTRTKDKYRVVYTDHQRLELEKEFHYSRYITIRRKAELAATLGLSERQVKIWFQNRRAKERKINKKKLQQQQPPPPQPQPQPQQGPLRSVPEPLSPVSSLQGSVPGSVPGVLGAAGGVLNPTVTQ
- the CDX2 gene encoding homeobox protein CDX-2 isoform X2, whose product is MYVSYLLDKDVSMYPSSVRHSGGLNLAPQNFVSPPQYPDYSGYHVAAAAAAAANLDSAQSPGPSWPAAYGAPLREDWNGYAPGGAAAAANAVAHSLNGGSPAAAMGYGSPADYHPHHHPHHHPHHPAAAPSCASGLLQTLNPGPPGPAATTAAAEQLSPGGQRRNLCEWMRKPAQQSLGSQVKTRTKDKYRVVYTDHQRLELEKEFHYSRYITIRRKAELAATLGLSERLKFGFRTAEPRKGKSTRRSCSNSSHRHRNPSPSPSRGLCEVFLSL